In Haloterrigena turkmenica DSM 5511, a single genomic region encodes these proteins:
- a CDS encoding DUF2249 domain-containing protein, with protein MTRLDVRDVPPMNRHPKIHDAFEELEPGETLTIVNDHEPKPLFYEFQAEVDAFDADGYEVERVEADEFVARFPKVEA; from the coding sequence ATGACACGACTCGACGTCAGGGACGTGCCGCCGATGAACCGCCATCCCAAGATCCACGACGCCTTCGAGGAGCTCGAGCCCGGCGAGACGCTGACGATCGTCAACGATCACGAGCCGAAGCCGCTGTTCTACGAGTTCCAGGCGGAGGTCGACGCGTTCGACGCCGACGGCTACGAGGTCGAGCGCGTCGAGGCCGACGAGTTCGTCGCTCGATTCCCCAAGGTCGAGGCGTAG
- a CDS encoding helix-turn-helix domain-containing protein has translation MAQATLTITMPEQIWIQQLSTAYPGATFRVLAAVPGSDTGFALVRIAGSDVADIVEDMRDHDQITELSLAQYSDNEVTVHFETTAPLLLFSSRDSGMPIELPVEIVDGEATIEVTGSRDRLAELAEQLEHFGLQYRIEHVRERLHESQLLSDRQLEVVVAAVDEGYYDTPRESSLTELAEQLGIAKSTCSETLHRAEEAIIKRFVEDLPGVEGDSLEEQLATR, from the coding sequence ATGGCTCAGGCGACACTCACTATCACGATGCCCGAACAGATCTGGATACAGCAGCTCTCGACGGCGTATCCGGGGGCGACCTTTCGGGTACTGGCGGCCGTTCCCGGCTCCGATACGGGATTCGCGCTCGTCCGCATCGCCGGTTCCGACGTCGCGGACATCGTCGAGGACATGCGCGATCACGACCAGATCACTGAACTCTCTCTCGCCCAGTACAGCGACAACGAGGTGACGGTCCACTTCGAGACGACGGCCCCGCTGTTGCTGTTCTCCTCGCGGGACTCGGGGATGCCGATTGAACTCCCCGTCGAGATCGTCGACGGTGAGGCGACCATCGAGGTGACCGGCTCGCGAGACCGGCTGGCCGAACTCGCCGAACAGCTCGAGCACTTCGGGCTGCAGTACCGGATCGAACACGTCCGCGAGCGGCTCCACGAGAGCCAACTGCTCTCGGATCGCCAGCTCGAGGTGGTCGTCGCCGCCGTCGACGAGGGCTACTACGACACCCCCCGAGAGTCCTCGTTGACGGAACTCGCCGAACAGCTGGGTATCGCGAAGTCGACCTGTAGCGAGACCCTCCACCGGGCGGAGGAGGCGATCATCAAGCGATTCGTCGAAG
- a CDS encoding DUF2249 domain-containing protein: MQSPETVVDGTDAPSDRPRTVIDVRSLGPPEPLKNTLEKLVELPDETVLVQRNDRVPQFLFPKLEDRGYAYETVEDGEASEDSEGRSPVSNRTQSGDEVVTVIWRP; this comes from the coding sequence ATGCAATCGCCCGAGACCGTCGTCGACGGCACCGATGCACCGAGCGACCGACCGCGGACGGTGATCGACGTGCGGTCGCTCGGTCCGCCGGAGCCGCTCAAAAACACCCTCGAGAAACTGGTCGAACTACCCGACGAGACCGTCCTCGTCCAGCGCAACGACCGCGTTCCGCAGTTCCTCTTCCCCAAACTCGAGGACCGCGGCTACGCGTACGAGACCGTCGAGGACGGCGAGGCGTCTGAGGACAGCGAAGGACGAAGTCCCGTGAGCAATCGGACGCAGTCCGGTGACGAGGTCGTGACCGTCATCTGGCGGCCGTAG
- a CDS encoding DUF2249 domain-containing protein translates to MATDSTASETILDVREIDGPPFDDIVAALEDLPADGRLHLIAPFEPKPLYEVLESRGFTRETERLDDVWHVFVEHA, encoded by the coding sequence ATGGCAACCGATTCCACCGCTTCCGAGACGATCCTCGACGTCCGCGAGATCGACGGCCCGCCGTTCGACGACATCGTGGCCGCCCTCGAGGACCTCCCGGCGGACGGCCGCCTGCACCTGATCGCCCCCTTCGAACCGAAGCCGCTCTACGAGGTCCTCGAGAGCCGCGGGTTCACGCGCGAGACCGAACGGCTCGACGACGTCTGGCACGTCTTCGTCGAGCACGCCTAG
- a CDS encoding alpha/beta fold hydrolase — translation MATMPSTWTETDAELLSTVDAESTVREVNEVRLHVVVAGDEDDPLVVLLHGFPEFWYGWRHQLEPLVDAGYRVLVPDQRGYNLSEKPAAVRAYRISECSRDIVDLIATEGRDSARVVGHDWGGMVAWDLALRRPSAVDRLAIVNAPHPTVYRQHLLANPDQLRRSVYAACFQLPLVPEFVCRRGDFRFLERALRETAAPGTFTDVELERYRRAWRRDGAISGMLDWYRANGRNPPSPPLEQVETPTLIVWGEDDTALTTPLAVDSDQRCHRSRLELLAETSHWVQHERPARLTELLLETFENGA, via the coding sequence ATGGCTACGATGCCGTCGACGTGGACCGAGACGGACGCGGAGCTACTGTCGACGGTCGACGCGGAGTCGACCGTTCGGGAGGTCAACGAGGTCCGGTTGCACGTCGTCGTCGCGGGCGACGAGGACGATCCGCTGGTCGTCCTCCTTCACGGCTTCCCGGAGTTCTGGTACGGCTGGCGCCACCAACTCGAGCCACTCGTCGATGCCGGCTATCGGGTGCTCGTGCCCGATCAGCGGGGCTACAATCTGAGCGAGAAACCGGCGGCCGTACGGGCCTACCGAATTAGCGAGTGCTCGCGGGATATCGTCGATCTGATCGCGACCGAGGGACGGGACAGCGCACGCGTCGTCGGCCACGACTGGGGCGGCATGGTCGCCTGGGATCTCGCGCTCCGGCGCCCCTCGGCGGTCGATCGGCTCGCGATCGTCAACGCGCCGCATCCGACTGTCTATCGCCAGCACCTGCTCGCCAACCCCGACCAGCTTCGGCGAAGCGTGTATGCGGCGTGCTTCCAGCTGCCGCTGGTGCCCGAATTCGTCTGTCGTCGGGGCGACTTCCGGTTCCTCGAGCGTGCGCTCCGAGAGACGGCCGCTCCGGGAACGTTCACCGATGTAGAACTGGAGCGATACCGCCGCGCGTGGCGGCGGGACGGCGCGATCAGCGGGATGCTGGACTGGTATCGAGCGAACGGACGGAATCCGCCGTCACCGCCGCTCGAACAGGTCGAAACGCCCACGCTAATCGTCTGGGGCGAGGACGACACCGCCTTGACGACGCCGCTCGCGGTCGACAGCGACCAGCGGTGTCACCGGAGCCGTCTCGAACTCCTGGCGGAGACGAGCCACTGGGTGCAACACGAACGACCGGCCCGACTGACGGAGCTGTTGCTCGAGACGTTCGAAAACGGCGCGTAG
- the gatC gene encoding Asp-tRNA(Asn)/Glu-tRNA(Gln) amidotransferase subunit GatC translates to MSDDAVSPEEVRHVAGLARVDLDDDEVDRFARQFADILEYFETLDEVPEVDREADLTNVMRPDEERDSLDREAALENASESEDGYFKGPNVS, encoded by the coding sequence ATGAGCGACGACGCCGTCAGCCCCGAGGAGGTCCGCCACGTCGCGGGACTCGCTCGCGTCGACCTCGACGACGACGAGGTCGACCGGTTCGCGCGACAGTTCGCGGACATCCTCGAGTACTTCGAGACGCTGGACGAGGTGCCCGAGGTCGACCGCGAGGCCGACCTCACGAACGTGATGCGCCCGGACGAGGAACGCGACTCGCTGGACCGCGAGGCGGCCCTCGAGAACGCCTCGGAGTCCGAAGACGGCTACTTCAAAGGCCCCAACGTATCGTGA